A region from the Drosophila bipectinata strain 14024-0381.07 chromosome 3R, DbipHiC1v2, whole genome shotgun sequence genome encodes:
- the LOC108130759 gene encoding uncharacterized protein isoform X2: MLRTTLILVLLAWSTGNLADAKPFIIKVFAPNTSHGSNSATSYQSSAIAAPINTQFISSLISTKIQLWNSLLQSKSSGGSFGFGFSKSISFSTTTTEKPTEVTHHTTEKAVLKRRAPLYIPNLRSLQPRRQ, translated from the exons ATGCTCAGAACTACTCTAATTTTGGTTCTTCTCGCCTGGAGCACCGGTAACTTGGCCGATGCAAAGCCATTTATCATTAAAGTATTTGCGCCCAACACCA GTCATGGAAGCAACTCCGCCACTAGTTATCAAAGTTCCGCGATAGCAGCGCCCATTAACACACAATTCATCTCCAGTTTAATCTCTACCAAGATCCAGCTTTGGAATAGTTTACTACAAAGCAAATCCTCAGGTGGGAGCTTTGGATTTGGCTTCAGCAAATCAATTTCGTTTTctaccaccaccaccgagAAGCCTACGGAGGTCACACATCACACCACTGAA AAGGCAGTACTAAAACGCCGAGCCCCACTATACATCCCGAACCTCCGGTCCCTACAACCTCGACGCCAGTGA
- the Gfat1 gene encoding glutamine--fructose-6-phosphate aminotransferase [isomerizing] 2 isoform X4: MCGIFAYLNYLTPKSRQEVLDLLVTGLKRLEYRGYDSTGVAIDSPDNKNIVMVKRTGKVKVLEDAIQEHFSGVEYSEPVLTHIGIAHTRWATHGVPCERNSHPQRSDETNGFVVVHNGIITNYNDVKTFLSKRGYEFESDTDTEVFAKLVHHLWKTHPTYSFRELVEQAIQQLEGAFAVAVKSKYFPGECVASRRSSPLLVGIKTKTRLATDHIPILYGKVIPRSDSTSEFMPMEEKEVEYFFASDASAVIEHTNRVIYLEDDDVAAVRDGTLSIHRLKKSLDDPHAREITTLKMEIQQIMKGNYDYFMQKEIFEQPESVVNTMRGRVRFDGNSIVLGGIKDYIPEIKRCRRLMLIGCGTSYHSAVATRQLLEELTELPVIVELASDFLDRNTPIFRDDVCFFISQSGETADTLMALRYCKQRGALIVGITNTVGSSICRESHCGVHINAGPEIGVASTKAYTSQFISLVMFALVMSEDRLSLQQRRLEIMQALSKLADQIRAVLKLDSKVKELARDLYQHKSLLIMGRGYNFATCLEGALKVKELTYMHSEGIMAGELKHGPLALVDDSMPVLMIVLRDPVYVKCMNALQQVTSRKGCPIIICEEGDEETKAFSSRHLEIPRTVDCLQGILTVIPMQLLSYHIAVLRGCDVDCPRNLAKSVTVE, from the exons ATGTGCG GAATCTTTGCTTACCTAAATTATTTGACCCCGAAATCGCGCCAGGAGGTTCTAGACTTATTGGTTACAGGCTTAAAAAGACTGGAGTACCGTGGTTACGATTCTACTGGTGTTGCCATCGATTCTCCGGATAATAAAAACATTGTAATGGTTAAGCGAACTGGAAAAGTTAAGGTGCTAGAGGATGCAATTCAGGAGC ATTTTAGTGGTGTTGAATACAGCGAGCCAGTACTTACACACATTGGCATCGCCCACACCCGCTGGGCCACCCACGGCGTGCCATGCGAGAGGAATTCGCATCCGCAGCGCTCGGACGAAACAAACGGTTTTGTGGTAGTCCATAACGGAATTATTACAAACTACAACGACGTAAAAACATTCTTATCTAAGCGCGGATACGAGTTCGAATCAGACACAGATACTGAGGTGTTTGCCAAGCTGGTGCATCATTTATGGAAAACCCACCCCACCTACTCCTTTCGCGAGTTGGTAGAGCAGGCTATACAGCAGTTG GAAGGGGCTTTTGCAGTCGCTGTCAAGTCAAAGTATTTCCCTGGAGAGTGTGTTGCCTCCCGTAGGAGTTCACCCCTGCTGGTTGGAATCAAGACTAAGACTCGTCTGGCCACGGACCACATTCCCATTTTATACGGAAAAG TAATACCGCGTTCTGACAGCACTTCGGAATTCATGCCTATGGAAGAAAAGGAAGTGGAGTACTTTTTCGCTTCGGATGCCTCGGCTGTTATTGAGCACACCAACCGCGTTATTTACTTGGAG GATGATGATGTTGCAGCAGTTCGAGATGGAACTCTAAGTATTCatcgtttaaaaaaaagtctagATGATCCTCACGCTAGAGAGATTACAACCTTAAAAATGGAAATACAGCAGATTATGAAGGGAAACTACGATTACTTCATGCAGAAGGAGATCTTTGAGCAACCGGAATCCGTGGTCAACACGATGCGCGGTCGTGTCCGCTTTGATGGAAATTCGATTGTTTTAGGTGGAATTAAGGACTACATTCCGGAGATCAAGCGCTGTCGCCGACTAATGCTGATTGGTTGTGGAACTTCATACCACAGTGCTGTCGCTACGCGTCAGTTACTGGAAGAATTGACCGAGCTGCCAGTCATTGTTGAACTAGCGTCCGACTTTCTTGACCGAAATACGCCAATTTTCCGTGACGACGTCTGCTTTTTTATATCCCAGTCCGGCGAAACGGCCGACACTCTGATGGCGCTTCGTTATTGTAAGCAACGTGGAGCCCTAATCGTAGGCATCACAAACACGGTGGGAAGCAGTATCTGCCGCGAATCTCATTGCGGAGTGCACATTAATGCCGGTCCTGAGATAGGTGTGGCCTCTACAAAGGCTTACACATCACAGTTCATCTCTTTGGTAATGTTCGCCTTAGTTATGTCCGAAGATCGCCTCTCCTTGCAGCAACGCCGCTTAGAGATCATGCAGGCGCTGTCTAAGCTCGCTGATCAGATCCGAGCCGTTCTCAAATTGGATTCGAAGGTCAAAGAACTTGCAAGAGATCTGTACCAGCACAAGTCGCTTCTGATAATGGGTCGCGGGTACAATTTTGCCACTTGTCTTGAAGGCGCTCTG AAAGTGAAGGAACTGACCTACATGCACAGTGAGGGCATAATGGCCGGTGAACTCAAACATGGCCCGTTGGCCTTGGTCGATGACTCTATGCCTGTCTTAATGATCGTTCTGCGTGATCCGGTCTACGTTAAGTGTATGAATGCCCTTCAGCAGGTCACCTCTCGAAAGGGATGTCCGATCATAATTTGTGAGGAAGGAGATGAGGAAACCAAAGCATTCTCATCCCGTCACCTGGAAATTCCTCGCACAGTTGACTGCCTTCAAGGAATTCTCACAGTTATCCCTATGCAACTTCTGTCTTATCACATTGCTGTGCTCCGCGGATGTGATGTCGATTGTCCCAGAAATCTGGCCAAGTCCGTAACAGTGGAATAA
- the Gfat1 gene encoding glutamine--fructose-6-phosphate aminotransferase [isomerizing] 2 isoform X3, giving the protein MCGIFAYLNYLTPKSRQEVLDLLVTGLKRLEYRGYDSTGVAIDSPDNKNIVMVKRTGKVKVLEDAIQEHFSGVEYSEPVLTHIGIAHTRWATHGVPCERNSHPQRSDETNGFVVVHNGIITNYNDVKTFLSKRGYEFESDTDTEVFAKLVHHLWKTHPTYSFRELVEQAIQQLEGAFAVAVKSKYFPGECVASRRSSPLLVGIKTKTRLATDHIPILYGKDDKKQSSEQVIPRSDSTSEFMPMEEKEVEYFFASDASAVIEHTNRVIYLEDDDVAAVRDGTLSIHRLKKSLDDPHAREITTLKMEIQQIMKGNYDYFMQKEIFEQPESVVNTMRGRVRFDGNSIVLGGIKDYIPEIKRCRRLMLIGCGTSYHSAVATRQLLEELTELPVIVELASDFLDRNTPIFRDDVCFFISQSGETADTLMALRYCKQRGALIVGITNTVGSSICRESHCGVHINAGPEIGVASTKAYTSQFISLVMFALVMSEDRLSLQQRRLEIMQALSKLADQIRAVLKLDSKVKELARDLYQHKSLLIMGRGYNFATCLEGALKVKELTYMHSEGIMAGELKHGPLALVDDSMPVLMIVLRDPVYVKCMNALQQVTSRKGCPIIICEEGDEETKAFSSRHLEIPRTVDCLQGILTVIPMQLLSYHIAVLRGCDVDCPRNLAKSVTVE; this is encoded by the exons ATGTGCG GAATCTTTGCTTACCTAAATTATTTGACCCCGAAATCGCGCCAGGAGGTTCTAGACTTATTGGTTACAGGCTTAAAAAGACTGGAGTACCGTGGTTACGATTCTACTGGTGTTGCCATCGATTCTCCGGATAATAAAAACATTGTAATGGTTAAGCGAACTGGAAAAGTTAAGGTGCTAGAGGATGCAATTCAGGAGC ATTTTAGTGGTGTTGAATACAGCGAGCCAGTACTTACACACATTGGCATCGCCCACACCCGCTGGGCCACCCACGGCGTGCCATGCGAGAGGAATTCGCATCCGCAGCGCTCGGACGAAACAAACGGTTTTGTGGTAGTCCATAACGGAATTATTACAAACTACAACGACGTAAAAACATTCTTATCTAAGCGCGGATACGAGTTCGAATCAGACACAGATACTGAGGTGTTTGCCAAGCTGGTGCATCATTTATGGAAAACCCACCCCACCTACTCCTTTCGCGAGTTGGTAGAGCAGGCTATACAGCAGTTG GAAGGGGCTTTTGCAGTCGCTGTCAAGTCAAAGTATTTCCCTGGAGAGTGTGTTGCCTCCCGTAGGAGTTCACCCCTGCTGGTTGGAATCAAGACTAAGACTCGTCTGGCCACGGACCACATTCCCATTTTATACGGAAAAG ATGACAAGAAGCAGAGCTCCGAACAAG TAATACCGCGTTCTGACAGCACTTCGGAATTCATGCCTATGGAAGAAAAGGAAGTGGAGTACTTTTTCGCTTCGGATGCCTCGGCTGTTATTGAGCACACCAACCGCGTTATTTACTTGGAG GATGATGATGTTGCAGCAGTTCGAGATGGAACTCTAAGTATTCatcgtttaaaaaaaagtctagATGATCCTCACGCTAGAGAGATTACAACCTTAAAAATGGAAATACAGCAGATTATGAAGGGAAACTACGATTACTTCATGCAGAAGGAGATCTTTGAGCAACCGGAATCCGTGGTCAACACGATGCGCGGTCGTGTCCGCTTTGATGGAAATTCGATTGTTTTAGGTGGAATTAAGGACTACATTCCGGAGATCAAGCGCTGTCGCCGACTAATGCTGATTGGTTGTGGAACTTCATACCACAGTGCTGTCGCTACGCGTCAGTTACTGGAAGAATTGACCGAGCTGCCAGTCATTGTTGAACTAGCGTCCGACTTTCTTGACCGAAATACGCCAATTTTCCGTGACGACGTCTGCTTTTTTATATCCCAGTCCGGCGAAACGGCCGACACTCTGATGGCGCTTCGTTATTGTAAGCAACGTGGAGCCCTAATCGTAGGCATCACAAACACGGTGGGAAGCAGTATCTGCCGCGAATCTCATTGCGGAGTGCACATTAATGCCGGTCCTGAGATAGGTGTGGCCTCTACAAAGGCTTACACATCACAGTTCATCTCTTTGGTAATGTTCGCCTTAGTTATGTCCGAAGATCGCCTCTCCTTGCAGCAACGCCGCTTAGAGATCATGCAGGCGCTGTCTAAGCTCGCTGATCAGATCCGAGCCGTTCTCAAATTGGATTCGAAGGTCAAAGAACTTGCAAGAGATCTGTACCAGCACAAGTCGCTTCTGATAATGGGTCGCGGGTACAATTTTGCCACTTGTCTTGAAGGCGCTCTG AAAGTGAAGGAACTGACCTACATGCACAGTGAGGGCATAATGGCCGGTGAACTCAAACATGGCCCGTTGGCCTTGGTCGATGACTCTATGCCTGTCTTAATGATCGTTCTGCGTGATCCGGTCTACGTTAAGTGTATGAATGCCCTTCAGCAGGTCACCTCTCGAAAGGGATGTCCGATCATAATTTGTGAGGAAGGAGATGAGGAAACCAAAGCATTCTCATCCCGTCACCTGGAAATTCCTCGCACAGTTGACTGCCTTCAAGGAATTCTCACAGTTATCCCTATGCAACTTCTGTCTTATCACATTGCTGTGCTCCGCGGATGTGATGTCGATTGTCCCAGAAATCTGGCCAAGTCCGTAACAGTGGAATAA
- the Gfat1 gene encoding glutamine--fructose-6-phosphate aminotransferase [isomerizing] 2 isoform X2, giving the protein MCGIFAYLNYLTPKSRQEVLDLLVTGLKRLEYRGYDSTGVAIDSPDNKNIVMVKRTGKVKVLEDAIQEHFSGVEYSEPVLTHIGIAHTRWATHGVPCERNSHPQRSDETNGFVVVHNGIITNYNDVKTFLSKRGYEFESDTDTEVFAKLVHHLWKTHPTYSFRELVEQAIQQLEGAFAVAVKSKYFPGECVASRRSSPLLVGIKTKTRLATDHIPILYGKEIRPHGQTRELPVIPRSDSTSEFMPMEEKEVEYFFASDASAVIEHTNRVIYLEDDDVAAVRDGTLSIHRLKKSLDDPHAREITTLKMEIQQIMKGNYDYFMQKEIFEQPESVVNTMRGRVRFDGNSIVLGGIKDYIPEIKRCRRLMLIGCGTSYHSAVATRQLLEELTELPVIVELASDFLDRNTPIFRDDVCFFISQSGETADTLMALRYCKQRGALIVGITNTVGSSICRESHCGVHINAGPEIGVASTKAYTSQFISLVMFALVMSEDRLSLQQRRLEIMQALSKLADQIRAVLKLDSKVKELARDLYQHKSLLIMGRGYNFATCLEGALKVKELTYMHSEGIMAGELKHGPLALVDDSMPVLMIVLRDPVYVKCMNALQQVTSRKGCPIIICEEGDEETKAFSSRHLEIPRTVDCLQGILTVIPMQLLSYHIAVLRGCDVDCPRNLAKSVTVE; this is encoded by the exons ATGTGCG GAATCTTTGCTTACCTAAATTATTTGACCCCGAAATCGCGCCAGGAGGTTCTAGACTTATTGGTTACAGGCTTAAAAAGACTGGAGTACCGTGGTTACGATTCTACTGGTGTTGCCATCGATTCTCCGGATAATAAAAACATTGTAATGGTTAAGCGAACTGGAAAAGTTAAGGTGCTAGAGGATGCAATTCAGGAGC ATTTTAGTGGTGTTGAATACAGCGAGCCAGTACTTACACACATTGGCATCGCCCACACCCGCTGGGCCACCCACGGCGTGCCATGCGAGAGGAATTCGCATCCGCAGCGCTCGGACGAAACAAACGGTTTTGTGGTAGTCCATAACGGAATTATTACAAACTACAACGACGTAAAAACATTCTTATCTAAGCGCGGATACGAGTTCGAATCAGACACAGATACTGAGGTGTTTGCCAAGCTGGTGCATCATTTATGGAAAACCCACCCCACCTACTCCTTTCGCGAGTTGGTAGAGCAGGCTATACAGCAGTTG GAAGGGGCTTTTGCAGTCGCTGTCAAGTCAAAGTATTTCCCTGGAGAGTGTGTTGCCTCCCGTAGGAGTTCACCCCTGCTGGTTGGAATCAAGACTAAGACTCGTCTGGCCACGGACCACATTCCCATTTTATACGGAAAAG AAATTCGTCCTCATGGACAAACTCGTGAATTGCCAGTAATACCGCGTTCTGACAGCACTTCGGAATTCATGCCTATGGAAGAAAAGGAAGTGGAGTACTTTTTCGCTTCGGATGCCTCGGCTGTTATTGAGCACACCAACCGCGTTATTTACTTGGAG GATGATGATGTTGCAGCAGTTCGAGATGGAACTCTAAGTATTCatcgtttaaaaaaaagtctagATGATCCTCACGCTAGAGAGATTACAACCTTAAAAATGGAAATACAGCAGATTATGAAGGGAAACTACGATTACTTCATGCAGAAGGAGATCTTTGAGCAACCGGAATCCGTGGTCAACACGATGCGCGGTCGTGTCCGCTTTGATGGAAATTCGATTGTTTTAGGTGGAATTAAGGACTACATTCCGGAGATCAAGCGCTGTCGCCGACTAATGCTGATTGGTTGTGGAACTTCATACCACAGTGCTGTCGCTACGCGTCAGTTACTGGAAGAATTGACCGAGCTGCCAGTCATTGTTGAACTAGCGTCCGACTTTCTTGACCGAAATACGCCAATTTTCCGTGACGACGTCTGCTTTTTTATATCCCAGTCCGGCGAAACGGCCGACACTCTGATGGCGCTTCGTTATTGTAAGCAACGTGGAGCCCTAATCGTAGGCATCACAAACACGGTGGGAAGCAGTATCTGCCGCGAATCTCATTGCGGAGTGCACATTAATGCCGGTCCTGAGATAGGTGTGGCCTCTACAAAGGCTTACACATCACAGTTCATCTCTTTGGTAATGTTCGCCTTAGTTATGTCCGAAGATCGCCTCTCCTTGCAGCAACGCCGCTTAGAGATCATGCAGGCGCTGTCTAAGCTCGCTGATCAGATCCGAGCCGTTCTCAAATTGGATTCGAAGGTCAAAGAACTTGCAAGAGATCTGTACCAGCACAAGTCGCTTCTGATAATGGGTCGCGGGTACAATTTTGCCACTTGTCTTGAAGGCGCTCTG AAAGTGAAGGAACTGACCTACATGCACAGTGAGGGCATAATGGCCGGTGAACTCAAACATGGCCCGTTGGCCTTGGTCGATGACTCTATGCCTGTCTTAATGATCGTTCTGCGTGATCCGGTCTACGTTAAGTGTATGAATGCCCTTCAGCAGGTCACCTCTCGAAAGGGATGTCCGATCATAATTTGTGAGGAAGGAGATGAGGAAACCAAAGCATTCTCATCCCGTCACCTGGAAATTCCTCGCACAGTTGACTGCCTTCAAGGAATTCTCACAGTTATCCCTATGCAACTTCTGTCTTATCACATTGCTGTGCTCCGCGGATGTGATGTCGATTGTCCCAGAAATCTGGCCAAGTCCGTAACAGTGGAATAA
- the Gfat1 gene encoding glutamine--fructose-6-phosphate aminotransferase [isomerizing] 2 isoform X1, translating into MCGIFAYLNYLTPKSRQEVLDLLVTGLKRLEYRGYDSTGVAIDSPDNKNIVMVKRTGKVKVLEDAIQEHFSGVEYSEPVLTHIGIAHTRWATHGVPCERNSHPQRSDETNGFVVVHNGIITNYNDVKTFLSKRGYEFESDTDTEVFAKLVHHLWKTHPTYSFRELVEQAIQQLEGAFAVAVKSKYFPGECVASRRSSPLLVGIKTKTRLATDHIPILYGKDDKKQSSEQEIRPHGQTRELPVIPRSDSTSEFMPMEEKEVEYFFASDASAVIEHTNRVIYLEDDDVAAVRDGTLSIHRLKKSLDDPHAREITTLKMEIQQIMKGNYDYFMQKEIFEQPESVVNTMRGRVRFDGNSIVLGGIKDYIPEIKRCRRLMLIGCGTSYHSAVATRQLLEELTELPVIVELASDFLDRNTPIFRDDVCFFISQSGETADTLMALRYCKQRGALIVGITNTVGSSICRESHCGVHINAGPEIGVASTKAYTSQFISLVMFALVMSEDRLSLQQRRLEIMQALSKLADQIRAVLKLDSKVKELARDLYQHKSLLIMGRGYNFATCLEGALKVKELTYMHSEGIMAGELKHGPLALVDDSMPVLMIVLRDPVYVKCMNALQQVTSRKGCPIIICEEGDEETKAFSSRHLEIPRTVDCLQGILTVIPMQLLSYHIAVLRGCDVDCPRNLAKSVTVE; encoded by the exons ATGTGCG GAATCTTTGCTTACCTAAATTATTTGACCCCGAAATCGCGCCAGGAGGTTCTAGACTTATTGGTTACAGGCTTAAAAAGACTGGAGTACCGTGGTTACGATTCTACTGGTGTTGCCATCGATTCTCCGGATAATAAAAACATTGTAATGGTTAAGCGAACTGGAAAAGTTAAGGTGCTAGAGGATGCAATTCAGGAGC ATTTTAGTGGTGTTGAATACAGCGAGCCAGTACTTACACACATTGGCATCGCCCACACCCGCTGGGCCACCCACGGCGTGCCATGCGAGAGGAATTCGCATCCGCAGCGCTCGGACGAAACAAACGGTTTTGTGGTAGTCCATAACGGAATTATTACAAACTACAACGACGTAAAAACATTCTTATCTAAGCGCGGATACGAGTTCGAATCAGACACAGATACTGAGGTGTTTGCCAAGCTGGTGCATCATTTATGGAAAACCCACCCCACCTACTCCTTTCGCGAGTTGGTAGAGCAGGCTATACAGCAGTTG GAAGGGGCTTTTGCAGTCGCTGTCAAGTCAAAGTATTTCCCTGGAGAGTGTGTTGCCTCCCGTAGGAGTTCACCCCTGCTGGTTGGAATCAAGACTAAGACTCGTCTGGCCACGGACCACATTCCCATTTTATACGGAAAAG ATGACAAGAAGCAGAGCTCCGAACAAG AAATTCGTCCTCATGGACAAACTCGTGAATTGCCAGTAATACCGCGTTCTGACAGCACTTCGGAATTCATGCCTATGGAAGAAAAGGAAGTGGAGTACTTTTTCGCTTCGGATGCCTCGGCTGTTATTGAGCACACCAACCGCGTTATTTACTTGGAG GATGATGATGTTGCAGCAGTTCGAGATGGAACTCTAAGTATTCatcgtttaaaaaaaagtctagATGATCCTCACGCTAGAGAGATTACAACCTTAAAAATGGAAATACAGCAGATTATGAAGGGAAACTACGATTACTTCATGCAGAAGGAGATCTTTGAGCAACCGGAATCCGTGGTCAACACGATGCGCGGTCGTGTCCGCTTTGATGGAAATTCGATTGTTTTAGGTGGAATTAAGGACTACATTCCGGAGATCAAGCGCTGTCGCCGACTAATGCTGATTGGTTGTGGAACTTCATACCACAGTGCTGTCGCTACGCGTCAGTTACTGGAAGAATTGACCGAGCTGCCAGTCATTGTTGAACTAGCGTCCGACTTTCTTGACCGAAATACGCCAATTTTCCGTGACGACGTCTGCTTTTTTATATCCCAGTCCGGCGAAACGGCCGACACTCTGATGGCGCTTCGTTATTGTAAGCAACGTGGAGCCCTAATCGTAGGCATCACAAACACGGTGGGAAGCAGTATCTGCCGCGAATCTCATTGCGGAGTGCACATTAATGCCGGTCCTGAGATAGGTGTGGCCTCTACAAAGGCTTACACATCACAGTTCATCTCTTTGGTAATGTTCGCCTTAGTTATGTCCGAAGATCGCCTCTCCTTGCAGCAACGCCGCTTAGAGATCATGCAGGCGCTGTCTAAGCTCGCTGATCAGATCCGAGCCGTTCTCAAATTGGATTCGAAGGTCAAAGAACTTGCAAGAGATCTGTACCAGCACAAGTCGCTTCTGATAATGGGTCGCGGGTACAATTTTGCCACTTGTCTTGAAGGCGCTCTG AAAGTGAAGGAACTGACCTACATGCACAGTGAGGGCATAATGGCCGGTGAACTCAAACATGGCCCGTTGGCCTTGGTCGATGACTCTATGCCTGTCTTAATGATCGTTCTGCGTGATCCGGTCTACGTTAAGTGTATGAATGCCCTTCAGCAGGTCACCTCTCGAAAGGGATGTCCGATCATAATTTGTGAGGAAGGAGATGAGGAAACCAAAGCATTCTCATCCCGTCACCTGGAAATTCCTCGCACAGTTGACTGCCTTCAAGGAATTCTCACAGTTATCCCTATGCAACTTCTGTCTTATCACATTGCTGTGCTCCGCGGATGTGATGTCGATTGTCCCAGAAATCTGGCCAAGTCCGTAACAGTGGAATAA
- the LOC108130759 gene encoding uncharacterized protein isoform X1 produces the protein MLRTTLILVLLAWSTGNLADAKPFIIKVFAPNTSHGSNSATSYQSSAIAAPINTQFISSLISTKIQLWNSLLQSKSSGGSFGFGFSKSISFSTTTTEKPTEVTHHTTEVNTDFTPDDSSPTTHTLYTTTTEGSTKTPSPTIHPEPPVPTTSTPVKTTTSSQPEPTSTTETTSGYSYQTPTPKVETKPTVDTYYLPAYHA, from the exons ATGCTCAGAACTACTCTAATTTTGGTTCTTCTCGCCTGGAGCACCGGTAACTTGGCCGATGCAAAGCCATTTATCATTAAAGTATTTGCGCCCAACACCA GTCATGGAAGCAACTCCGCCACTAGTTATCAAAGTTCCGCGATAGCAGCGCCCATTAACACACAATTCATCTCCAGTTTAATCTCTACCAAGATCCAGCTTTGGAATAGTTTACTACAAAGCAAATCCTCAGGTGGGAGCTTTGGATTTGGCTTCAGCAAATCAATTTCGTTTTctaccaccaccaccgagAAGCCTACGGAGGTCACACATCACACCACTGAAGTAAACACCGATTTTACTCCGGATGATAGCTCTCCTACTACTCACACTTTATACACAACCACTACAGAAGGCAGTACTAAAACGCCGAGCCCCACTATACATCCCGAACCTCCGGTCCCTACAACCTCGACGCCAGTGAAGACCACCACGAGTTCGCAGCCAGAGCCCACCTCTACAACGGAGACTACTTCTGGATATTCGTATCAAACGCCCACGCCCAAAGTTGAAACAAAACCCACTGTGGACACTTATTACTTGCCAGCATATCATGCCTAA